ttgaatttattgGTAACGCATTCGGAGTCTAATTCATTAGACAAGATTCATGAAGAATCCATTGAATATCTGACGAAAAGAGGATTATTTATTGTAACTTCTCTTAATCTATTCGGAAAGAACTCCGATATGATGCTACCATTAGATATAGAACCTCAAGGCATTTATGAACGTAAAAGaataatgacaatgatCCTATCAAGGATGTCATGCTCTACCTAAGGTGTATATAAAGTGAGTGAAATGACCTTAATATCTATCTGCATATATGAATTTATACTTTTtggtgcttttttttccctatTGGTTGAAATTTTCGCATTATATTACGTGAATAACTTTTATACAGACACATTTTATATACTCCATTGTGCAGTCGTTTAATGCATTCAAGTGCCATAATTAAATCAATGTACACGCCACTACATCTGATTTATGCCAATGAAAAGAAGGGCATCAGGTACTACCCGTTCTAATTAAAAGTTCTTCTGtgaatcttttcaaattcagctttttccttcttgtaTAATAGCATGGTGGCACGAGCATCTTCAACAGAAGAATGCTCACCTTCTTGAATGGCGATTTTTAAGACCTCCCttgttaattttttcaaacttgGTGTCTTACCCTTGGCATAGGCTTGCCTGAATGGGAGGTGTCTTGAAGTGTCTCTGAGCATTGATTTTGGATGGGATAACATCAAAGCTTCAAGATCATGCTTAAGAGCATGCCCAACCAGAAATCTTCCCTCCAAAATATCCGCTGTCCTCTTCTGGGCATCTTTAAAAGTTATAGCGTCCTTCATATGTTCTGGCTTAACACCACTAACCCAGGTTCTCCATTCTACAACCTTCTCTCTTGGTCTAACAAACTCATCGAGAACAACATGTCCAAAATAATTCACGATCGATATTCTCGCTAACGCAGATTCTTTACCTTCCGGTCCTACGCCCACAAATTCACAATCCATTGCAATATACTTTCCAATTTCCTTACTCTTGTTATTGCGAACTGGAACATCTTCTAATGCATCCACGTGTACTAATTTCTCAACTTTATTATCCGTTTTGGCTTTAGCTGGATTGAACTCAAACAATATTCCCTCGAGCTTATTCTTCTCATTCTTActaatttctttgttcatGTTATACACCATGTCCATAATTTTGCTACCAGTTTTGCGTCTGGGGCGTAAATCTTGGGAGCTGCTGGCTTTATCTATCTTGTTACTTTTCTTATTTGATTGCTTTGTCTTTTTAACGGAAGTAGAACCCGCTTCGGAGGCTAATAATGCCTGCCAGTTTGATGAAAGTACCATTTAAATTATATGCTGCCCGATCAAATTAATCTGTGCACACTTATTGAGTCTCTAGCATTGAGTTTCAAGTTGGCCATAGCTGCGATGAGGTTAGCGAAGctttctgaaatttttcgttCTTCAGCCGACCTTGTATTAGGCCGCgtcaaataaaaataatacaatacaataaaaatgcTGTTTACTATATAAGGTAGAATTCATAAACAGGTaatcaagaaaacaaaataaagacGGTGTATAGGAGCCCACTTGAGGATATTGAATAACATAtagtaaaaataacaatGGATACAGTGACAGTATTAAATGAACTGCGGGCTCAGTTTTTACAAGTTTGTCCAGAAAAAGaccaaatgaaaagaataataaaaccATACATACCTATAGGTGGATCTAATACGGAACAATGCTTAGATTCTTCTATCCGCGAACTGTACACAAACTCAGATGGACTAAATGTACTTCTTGAACTAGAATCTCCACCGATATCTAAGGATTTCATGGAGAACTACGCTTCATTAGGGAAAATGAGGATAATGAGAGAAAATGAGGGCcaaaaagggaaaactACACAGAGCTTAGTACAGACAGAGAAGGTTGAAGACGATGAGGAAGAGAAACGGAATCA
The DNA window shown above is from Saccharomyces kudriavzevii IFO 1802 strain IFO1802 genome assembly, chromosome: 15 and carries:
- the REX4 gene encoding putative 3'-5' exonuclease (similar to Saccharomyces cerevisiae REX4 (YOL080C); ancestral locus Anc_3.125), which codes for MVLSSNWQALLASEAGSTSVKKTKQSNKKSNKIDKASSSQDLRPRRKTGSKIMDMVYNMNKEISKNEKNKLEGILFEFNPAKAKTDNKVEKLVHVDALEDVPVRNNKSKEIGKYIAMDCEFVGVGPEGKESALARISIVNYFGHVVLDEFVRPREKVVEWRTWVSGVKPEHMKDAITFKDAQKRTADILEGRFLVGHALKHDLEALMLSHPKSMLRDTSRHLPFRQAYAKGKTPSLKKLTREVLKIAIQEGEHSSVEDARATMLLYKKEKAEFEKIHRRTFN